Proteins co-encoded in one Conger conger chromosome 4, fConCon1.1, whole genome shotgun sequence genomic window:
- the cfd gene encoding complement factor D produces the protein MIRGTPDFVAAAAAIFASILACECITGGQEATAHSRPYMASLQWKKNDNYKHECGGFLVAEQWVMTAAHCLRDGAKEMKVVLGAHSLTESETSKQEFTAPGVFSHPDFSTDNYDNDIALLKLDRAAVLGDSVKTLGFQRDGAANPQTTDVVSAAGWGSRNNLGSRPDKLQEVDVAVLLRGLCGRIDYYGDAFNDNLMCASGTRKDTCDGDSGGPLIFKGVAVGITSNGGKKCGTLRKPGLYTIISRYTQWIDSTMQK, from the exons ATGATTCGTGGAACTCCAGATTTTGTTGCTGCGGCAGCTGCTATCTTTGCTTCTATTTTGGCCT GTGAATGCATCACGGGTGGCCAAGAAGCGACCGCGCACTCTAGACCCTACATGGCATCGCTTCAATGGAAGAAAAATGACAATTATAAGCATGAATGCGGTGGATTTCTGGTAGCAGAGCAGTGGGTCATGACTGCAGCCCACTGCCTACGTGACGG GGCAAAGGAGATGAAGGTGGTTTTAGGGGCACATTCCCTAACAGAATCTGAAACTTCGAAGCAGGAATTTACTGCTCCTGGCGTTTTCAGTCACCCTGATTTCAGCACTGATAACTATGACAACGATATTGCTCTGCTAAAG CTGGATCGCGCCGCGGTCCTGGGCGACTCGGTGAAGACCCTGGGGTTCCAGCGCGATGGTGCAGCCAACCCTCAGACTACCGACGTGGTCAGCGCGGCCGGCTGGGGCTCCAGGAACAACCTGGGCTCCAGGCCGGACAAGCTGCAGGAGGTCGACGTCGCGGTCCTGCTCCGGGGCCTGTGCGGACGCATCGATTACTACGGCGACGCCTTCAACGACAACCTGATGTGCGCCTCGGGGACCCGCAAGGACACCTGCGAT GGAGACTCAGGCGGTCCCCTCATCTTCAAAGGGGTGGCGGTCGGCATCACCTCCAATGGCGGGAAGAAGTGCGGAACTCTCCGGAAGCCCGGTTTGTACACCATCATCTCGCGCTACACCCAGTGGATCGACAGCACCATGCAGAAGTGA